In the Sulfurirhabdus autotrophica genome, GCTATCTGACGAGCAAGCGCAAACAATCAAGATGAATGCAATCACAGAGTGGTCTGCCTTGCCTGCAACAGAAATGTTTTTACGAGACAACCTGCACGACAGCGATTTTTCCGCATTTATGTCGGTCTGGTTTTATGAAGAACAAAAACATTCACTGGTCTTGATAGAGTACCTGCAACGCTTTCGACCCGATCTCGCACCTACAGAAGATGAACTCCACGCAGTACGTTTCCATTTCGACCCTGCACCCGCACTGGAAACCCTCATGCTGCACTTTTGTGGAGAGCTCCGCCTCACCCAATGGTACAGGCGCGCGTCAGAATGGCACACTGAGCCAGTAATCAAGCAAATTTACCAACATATATCACATGATGAAGCTCGCCACGGCGGTGCTTATTTAAAGTACATGAAACGCGCAATCAAACAATCAGGCCTTGTCGCTAAGCAATCATTTGCCAAAATTGGCGTGCTGATGACCAGCAGCAAAACAGCAAAAGCCATGCACCCGACCAACCTTCACGTTAACAAAAGCCTGTTTCCACAGGATACGGTGCAAAGCAAGCTGCCTGACCCCGATTGGCTAGACCATTGGCTGGACAACCAGATCAACTTCAACAAAGAATGGGAAGAGCGTGTAGTAGGGAGCATATTGCGCAATTTATCCAACCTGTTTGGTGTGAAAATAGAAACCAGCCAGCAACTTAATCGCTTACGAAAAGAGTTTCAACAGACTATCGCCTGACCCTCATGAACTATCCATCCCCAGAATTCGAAAATAAAATATGTGCACCTTCAGAGCTTGCCGCACGAATTGAACACCTGACCCGGCCTCTGGTTTTTACCAATGGCTGCTTCGATATACTGCACCGTGGACACGTCACCTACTTGGCACAGGCGCGTGCACTAGGAAAAAAACTGATTATTGCCGTCAATACAGATGCCTCTGTCAAACGCCTTGGAAAAGGTGATGAACGACCCATCAACAATCAAAATGACCGTATGGCTGTCCTTGCTGCTTTGGAATGTGTCGATATCGTCACCTGGTTTGACGAAGACACCCCACTCAACACAATATTAATGTGTAAACCAGACATCCTTGTTAAAGGTGGTGACTGGAAGATCAATGAAATAGTCGGCGCAAAAGAAGTAGCAAGCTGGGGAGGAAAAGTACATACCATTCCGTTTCTTCATGAACGTTCTACTACTTCAACCATCAGCAAAATCCGCAATTCTTAATATCTGAGTCTAAAGTCACCTCAAAAACTCTTGGACTATGCTGCCTGAAAAAATGACTCAACCATGCTAACTGCAGAATTCCTGGCAAAACTAACCGCCATTGTTGGTGAAACGAATCTGCTCACAGATCCGGTGGACTGCTATGCCTATGCCTATGACAATAGCCGTAAAATATTCCCTCCCCTCGCCGTTGCTTTCGCAATAAGTCAGGAACAAATTCAGGCGATTCTCCTGTGCTGCAACGAATATCGCATCCCCATCACTCCCCGGGGGCGCGGCACAGGCACTGCGGGTGGCAGTCTTCCTGAGCAGGGCGGACTGGCACTGTCGCTGGAACGCATGAGTCGCATCATCTCTATTGATCCGGCCAATCGCATCATCATTGCCGAACCCGGTGTCCTGAATCAGGAAATTCAAGACGCCGCCAGACCCCATGGATTTTTCTGGCCCCCCGACCCAAGTAGCGCACCATTTTGCACCATTGGAGGCAACCTCGCCACCAGTGCTGGCGGACCACACGCAGTTAAATATGGCACAACCCGAGACCACGTGCTGGGGCTAAAGGCTATTACAGGAAAGGGAGAATTAATTAAAGCAGGATGCAACACAACTAAAGGTGTAGTTGGTTATGATCTAACACGATTATTAATAGGATCAGAAGGCACCCTCGCAATCATCACGGAAGCCACTTTAAAACTCACGCCCCTGCCCCAATCAACCGGAGGAATAACAGCGCACTATAAAAACATTCAGAGCTGTGCGAAGGCCATAGCCGCCATCATGGCGCAACCAAAAATACCTAGCGCCCTGGAGTTTCTGGATAAAGCCTCACTCGACCTGATCCGTTCTCGCAATACTGGCCTGCTACCTGACGATACACACGCCATGCTCATGATTGAAGTGGATGGCTCAGACGTCGAAATCAATGAAACCGGTCAGGCTATACTAACCGCCTGTAAAAATGAAGGCTTAATCAAATCAGAACGCGTCATTGATAGCAAAGCATTATGGGTAGCTCGCAAAGCATTATCCCCATTACTACGAGACATCGCTCCTAAAAAAATAAACGAAGATGTCGTAGTGCCCGTTTCAAGACTTCCTGAACTGTTACAGGGGTTGACTGAGCTTAGCCAAAAATACCGTATTGCCAACGCAAATTTCGGGCATGCAGGAAACGGGAATATTCACGTTAATTTATTAGTCAATCCAGATAATCCGGACGAAATGAACCGTGCAGAAGCGTGTTTGAGTGAAGTATTCAATCTGGTATTAGCACTCAATGGAACCTTGTCCGGTGAACACGGGATAGGCAGTGAGAAGCGAGCTTATGTTGGACTTGAAATCGACAGCGTGACAATGAATCTCATGAAAGAAATCAAACATGTTTTTGATCCCAACAATATACTTAACCCGGGCAAACTATTTCCTAAGGGTTAACGTTTAAAAAAGCGTTGAAATATATAACTCCGTGTTTTTGCAAACAATCTACGGCCTATCAACACCGCCACAGCAATTAACGCCTTTTTAAGCACCACAACCCTCCGTCCATGCCCACCTAAATTTCATTATTTACAAGCAATTGCTTTCAGTTCACTACCCTGAAACACCTGCTTCAGTACAACCAGCTTTGCCGCCAACTCATCAGTAACATCTTTGACAATAATTTTTGTCTCACCAGTACTGTGCATCCGCGGGCCGGCCTTGGCTGACTTAACCCCTTTCTGCTTCAATTGAGCTAATAATTTGTCAGCAGCCTCTTCTTTTGAAAAAACGCCAAGGGATATAGAATAGCGCCACTTTCCCTCATCCTGAATCAACAAATAATCCTCAATGCCGTGCCCCTTTAATTCGGCAATTTTCTTATCAGCCTCCAGCTTGGTTTTCTGAGGGGGAATATACACCCAATATCGATTTATTTCTTCCAGATTCAACAGCTTGACCCTATCCCCCAGTTGTAACTTCTGCAATTCTGTTTGCACCTCACCAAGTACTTTGCCAGAAAACATACCCCACTCCAAACAAACACTAGCTGTCACCGGAGCTTGCTGCGGTGAACTATTAATTTTAGCAGCATCTGCCGGAGCGGGTGGGTCGACCAAAATAACTTTATCCTCACTCAATGGCCTGTGTTCTGCCGTTGGTTCACCACCTTGACCCGTAGCTAATTGAACCAACCCAAAAAAAGCAATATTAGCCAAAAATAGAATGACAAATAACCCCTTCATTTCTGTGCAATCCTTATCAATCCTTCCAGAACAAGATTATCCACAATCTGAGTTGGCACCCAATCAAGTAACGACTTCATCACAGCTGAATTACCCCCGCTAAGCACACACAATGGTTCGGTTTTATGTGAAATAACAACTTCCCTATGCATCATCATAATGGCACCGGCAAGAGCTTGCATTGTTCCGTTAAAGACTGCATCTGTTGTATTATTTGGAAAGGCAGTAAATTTCCCCCCTGGTAATGGCCTTACACCTGCGGTTTTACTTGATAAAGCATCCATCATCAATTGTTGTCCAGGCACGATAATGCCACCAAGAAACTGCCCAGAATCCAACAATACATCCACCGTCATTGCAGTGCCTGAGCTTACAACCAGGCAAGATCCCAACCGCATGGCTCGCGAAGCTATCAAGGATGCCCATCGATCACTTCCTAAACGCTCAGGCTCGCTGTAGCAGTTTATTACACCACACTCCTCACTCCTGGAAACAATCCAGATCGGGTCACGATGCCAATGGCCCAAAAGTACAACAAGCTCGGAACGAACTTTTGCCCCAGCCACGTTAGATATAACAATCACATCAGGTGTAGCCAAAGCACGCCAGCTTTTAGCAACACCAACTAAATCAAGATGGGTTGCTGTACCAGTTGAAACCCACCCACTCCCATCATGCATACCCCATTTAATACGGGTATTGCCAGCATCAATGGCTAATATCATAGACTTCCCCGCAAGCTGATTTCGCCACTACTAAAACGTTCTTTCCCAATACTAGTTTTAACCACAAGAGACCCATCGATATCAACATCAATTACGTCCCCTTCTCTTGTCTCACCTCCGGGCATAAGGATACGAACAGATCTATTATGATATACATGGTATGAAATCCATTCATTACGTAACGCAGAGAAACCGCTTTTCTCAAACACCCTCAATACCTCATTGATATTGATTAACAATGAAGCTAAAACTGCATTTCGGTCTGGCATTTCACCACTGACAGTAGAAAAATCAGTTACAGCCTGATCAATTTTACATCTGACAGAAGGAGATAAGCGTAAATTCAATCCAATTCCAATAACCGCCGCACTTGGGCCAAGTACATCCCCCTGAAGCTCAATAAGGATTCCAGCCATCTTCTGATATTGATATAACACATCGTTTGGCCATTTTAAAGCCACACCAACCAACCCCAAATCTCTCAACGAACGAACTAGTGCAACACCAACCGCAAGGCTTAAACCTGATAAATATCCAGCGCATTGATTGAATCTCCAAAGCAAGGAAAATGTTAGCGCCCCACCTAAGTTCATATGCCAGGCACGCCCTCTTCGGCCACGCCCTTGAAGTTGTAGCTCGACTACATAGCAACTACGATGTTCGAGCCCTTTACTGGCATCTTGCAGCAACAAGCTATTGGAAGAATCCATGACATCATGAACTTCAATATTAAAATCCTTCGCACTAGTGCCCAAAAAATCCAAAATTAGTTGCTTATCCAGCCATTGCAAGGGATCTTGTAAACAATAACCACGCCCTCTAATTTTGTATATATTGACTCCCAACTCACCCAGAGTCTTTAATCCGTTTGAAATACTGGCACGTGAAACACCCAGATATTGTGCCAGCGCTTCTCCAGAATGAAAATTACCGTCCGAAAGTAAGCGAAGTATTGAGAATGTTAGAGGTTTCAACAGGTAGAAAGAATCAACAAAAGTAGGTATGAGGATGTTACCACAAAGGGCTATCGCCTAATATCTGGCAAATTACAATCAGCGGATTTTCTGGCAATAAAAAACCCCTCGAAGCTAATGCTAG is a window encoding:
- a CDS encoding SPOR domain-containing protein, translating into MKGLFVILFLANIAFFGLVQLATGQGGEPTAEHRPLSEDKVILVDPPAPADAAKINSSPQQAPVTASVCLEWGMFSGKVLGEVQTELQKLQLGDRVKLLNLEEINRYWVYIPPQKTKLEADKKIAELKGHGIEDYLLIQDEGKWRYSISLGVFSKEEAADKLLAQLKQKGVKSAKAGPRMHSTGETKIIVKDVTDELAAKLVVLKQVFQGSELKAIACK
- a CDS encoding type III pantothenate kinase; the protein is MILAIDAGNTRIKWGMHDGSGWVSTGTATHLDLVGVAKSWRALATPDVIVISNVAGAKVRSELVVLLGHWHRDPIWIVSRSEECGVINCYSEPERLGSDRWASLIASRAMRLGSCLVVSSGTAMTVDVLLDSGQFLGGIIVPGQQLMMDALSSKTAGVRPLPGGKFTAFPNNTTDAVFNGTMQALAGAIMMMHREVVISHKTEPLCVLSGGNSAVMKSLLDWVPTQIVDNLVLEGLIRIAQK
- a CDS encoding biotin--[acetyl-CoA-carboxylase] ligase; translated protein: MKPLTFSILRLLSDGNFHSGEALAQYLGVSRASISNGLKTLGELGVNIYKIRGRGYCLQDPLQWLDKQLILDFLGTSAKDFNIEVHDVMDSSNSLLLQDASKGLEHRSCYVVELQLQGRGRRGRAWHMNLGGALTFSLLWRFNQCAGYLSGLSLAVGVALVRSLRDLGLVGVALKWPNDVLYQYQKMAGILIELQGDVLGPSAAVIGIGLNLRLSPSVRCKIDQAVTDFSTVSGEMPDRNAVLASLLININEVLRVFEKSGFSALRNEWISYHVYHNRSVRILMPGGETREGDVIDVDIDGSLVVKTSIGKERFSSGEISLRGSL
- the rfaE2 gene encoding D-glycero-beta-D-manno-heptose 1-phosphate adenylyltransferase; translation: MNYPSPEFENKICAPSELAARIEHLTRPLVFTNGCFDILHRGHVTYLAQARALGKKLIIAVNTDASVKRLGKGDERPINNQNDRMAVLAALECVDIVTWFDEDTPLNTILMCKPDILVKGGDWKINEIVGAKEVASWGGKVHTIPFLHERSTTSTISKIRNS
- a CDS encoding FAD-binding oxidoreductase, whose translation is MLTAEFLAKLTAIVGETNLLTDPVDCYAYAYDNSRKIFPPLAVAFAISQEQIQAILLCCNEYRIPITPRGRGTGTAGGSLPEQGGLALSLERMSRIISIDPANRIIIAEPGVLNQEIQDAARPHGFFWPPDPSSAPFCTIGGNLATSAGGPHAVKYGTTRDHVLGLKAITGKGELIKAGCNTTKGVVGYDLTRLLIGSEGTLAIITEATLKLTPLPQSTGGITAHYKNIQSCAKAIAAIMAQPKIPSALEFLDKASLDLIRSRNTGLLPDDTHAMLMIEVDGSDVEINETGQAILTACKNEGLIKSERVIDSKALWVARKALSPLLRDIAPKKINEDVVVPVSRLPELLQGLTELSQKYRIANANFGHAGNGNIHVNLLVNPDNPDEMNRAEACLSEVFNLVLALNGTLSGEHGIGSEKRAYVGLEIDSVTMNLMKEIKHVFDPNNILNPGKLFPKG
- a CDS encoding ferritin-like domain-containing protein, producing the protein MLYPELFKSLEKARWNMAEDIAWDQFDPALLSDEQAQTIKMNAITEWSALPATEMFLRDNLHDSDFSAFMSVWFYEEQKHSLVLIEYLQRFRPDLAPTEDELHAVRFHFDPAPALETLMLHFCGELRLTQWYRRASEWHTEPVIKQIYQHISHDEARHGGAYLKYMKRAIKQSGLVAKQSFAKIGVLMTSSKTAKAMHPTNLHVNKSLFPQDTVQSKLPDPDWLDHWLDNQINFNKEWEERVVGSILRNLSNLFGVKIETSQQLNRLRKEFQQTIA